Genomic DNA from Rudanella lutea DSM 19387:
AGGCTCCTACTGCCGAGCAGGGCTGGGAGAATCTACAATGGATGCAAGAGCAGTGGGGCAGTAGGTACCCGCAAGCACTGGCAGGCTGGGTGAGCAACTGGTCGTTGCTATCCTCGTTTTACGATTACCCCGCCAGCCTTCGCAAGGTGGTCTATACCACCAACACGGTGGAAGCTTACCATCGCCAGCTCCGCAAGGTGACCAAGACGAAGGGAGCTTTTGCTTCTGACGTAGCTTTGCAAAAGCTGGTGTATCTGGTGATTCAGAATCTGGAAACAAAGTGGGAAACAAAAACCTACAACTGGAAGGAGGTCATCAACGACCTGACAAGTATCTTTGAAGAACGCATCAAACCGCATCGCTTCGACTAAAGCCCGCCTGACACAGTTTAAAAATCACTCCCGTTTCCCTCGACCGAAGGGATGGTGATCGCAATTAGCAAGCTGGGCGTCAAGCATTATGCTGTTCTATTTGCGGCAATGCACTGAAGGGCCAAACAGATAGATAAGTGTGGGGGCACATTCAACTGTATGTGTAGTGAATTTACGTAAGGATAAGTTTTATCTGCTTAACTAGATTAATAGGATTACCTACGTAACTCTCCCAGGTATCGGCAATAATTGATTAAGATTTATGAAGTTGACCATCAATCGAAAATAAAAACACTTACAAATCTGGCAGGAGGTCATTATCCTTAAACTGTCGAATCAAATCATTGATCAAGTCAAGTTTCTTTTTACTTTTCGCTATGTTATATTGAATGTTTAACAGTTTTTCATCATGGTACCGGGGCAAATATTCATTTTCCGGCGAGAATAACCACTCGGGATTTATCTGGTAATTCTTATAGAAGTAGAGAAAGGTAGAGAACAGCGAAGTCTGTGATACTTTAAGCCCGTTCTCAAGCCGAAAGATCAGGTTTTGTGTTGTACCCATTTCCTCCGCTAATTCAGCCTGTGAAAGCTTCAGATCGTGTCGCAGCATTTCAAAGCGTTGTCCAATTTTATCTTTTATTCGCTCGACTTCGCCCTCGTCTATTTTATGTAACATTAGTCTTCAAAATTATCGTCAATGCAATTTAGTGTTTTCTAAAATCGATCTATGATTCTGATATAAATTTTAGATTAATCAATTATTTTTATTTTTCCAGTCCAATTTGCAGTCTGCTACCTATAGACATTTATATCTCTGATAGTTAAATAGTTAAGAGGTTTAATAAGGGTATCAAGAGAGTCTTTCTAAACTACGACAAAATCCGAGTAGAGCCCTTATGGCTCTAACTGCGACAAAATCCTTGTTAGGCTATGCATGCTGGCTTATATGCGGTAATCAGATACAAATAATATGGTTACTGGACAACTAGCTAAACTTAGAAATATACAATTCTTAAAAAACATTCTCATCAAAAATTTGATATGTTTAGTAGATTTTTAGATTAAATAAAATTGCCATTAACAATCGATAATGAGTCAGGATATTACAATAATCTGACAGACGCTATGAAAGATAAAAAAATCTTGCTGAATGGGTTAACACTCATTTCTTAACTAATGACTACAATTGTAGAATATTTCACTACTATATCAAGAAATAACCAATGGATATTTTGCCGGAGCTACCTTTAAACTATGATTAAACGAGAGTTTCGATTTTCATTTTTAAAAACTGCATTTCATATTGCCCTAAAAACTAGAATTGAGCCTACATTAAGATAGAATATACAATAAATTAGGAACAGAGTAGGAGGAAATACAATCGCGTACATTCAGTACAAACTGCCAATAAAGCTATTACCAATATGCACTTTCACGAGGATTTTGTCGTAGTTAAAAATTTAAAAAAAGGCCTTAGCTGCTTAAATACGAATAAAACAGGCGCTCACGAGGATTTTGTCGTAGTTAGTTAATTAAGGCTTAACGAGGATTTTGTCGTAGTTGACGAAATCATAAACAGTCAATCAATCACTCGTTAATGAAACTTTATATTCTAACCCTATACACGCTGACCGCCTTGGGGCAGGTAATGGCCCAAACAACGTCGTCGGTTGGCAATACATTGACAGAAGCCTACAGTTCGGGGCTCAGTACGGCCAACCAAGTTTTGTCAGCTGGGTCTCAAGGTGATTCAGACCTTCTTTCTGCTCATTCTCTTTATCGTGGGGCTGCTGACGTTCGGGCTGGCCTGCTTCGACTGGTTTTATGGGTCGCTGGCGACCTGGCTGGCGCGGGTCATCCACGTCATCCTGTAGATTCCGGTGTTCAACATCTTCGGCGGCATCATCGAGCA
This window encodes:
- a CDS encoding helix-turn-helix domain-containing protein — protein: MLHKIDEGEVERIKDKIGQRFEMLRHDLKLSQAELAEEMGTTQNLIFRLENGLKVSQTSLFSTFLYFYKNYQINPEWLFSPENEYLPRYHDEKLLNIQYNIAKSKKKLDLINDLIRQFKDNDLLPDL